The following proteins are co-located in the Cydia fagiglandana chromosome 2, ilCydFagi1.1, whole genome shotgun sequence genome:
- the LOC134679648 gene encoding uncharacterized protein LOC134679648, with translation MWTQKSTLALIKDIRLNPCLWNINCEDYKSRTKRVAAYKALGAKYGINGKEIEQKFHALKNQFRREHRRLEKQEEGLSPKQIHWFGYEPLLFLLNNCVKPSQDKFIIEQDLEDSQSKQDTSLEYGDENTEYEEYEVLETETEAPKPSNPITFTSIKRKNNETGAATATEAFKCMRTLAEKICSRDEFDIYGEYIAYKLRESGRSNKEISIAQHEINTICFKLCMGEFAQNIEHSLPGSIHSNPETEDVNLKYVQYVDVQVDPS, from the exons ATGTGGACTCAGAAAAGTACGCTTGCACTTATTAAAGACATTCGCCTCAATCCATGTCTGTGGAATATAAACTGTGAAGACTACAAAAGCCGAACGAAAAGAGTTGCCGCTTACAAAGCTTTAGGTGCCAAATACGGCATTAATGGGAAAGAGATTGAACAAAAATTTCATGCGTTGAAGAATCAGTTTCGCAGGGAACACAGGCGGCTCGAGAAACAGGAGGAAGGCTTGTCTCCTAAGCAAATACATTGGTTCGGATATGAACCCCTGTTATTTTTGCTTAATAACTGTGTGAAGCCGAGTCAAGATAAATTTATTATTGAACAGGATTTGGAGGATTCGCAATCTAAACAG gACACATCGTTGGAATATGGGGATGAAAACACAGAATATGAAGAGTATGAAGTTTTAGAGACTGAAACCGAGGCACCTAAACCGTCCAATCCAATAACATTCACATCCATCAAAAGGAAAAACAATGAAACTGGTGCAGCTACAGCTACAGAGGCATTTAAGTGCATGAGGACTTTAGCCGAGAAAATTTGTTCTCGAGATGAGTTTGATATTTACGGAGAATACATCGCTTATAAGTTAAGGGAAAGTGGACGATCTAATAAGGAAATATCTATAGCGCAGcatgaaataaatacaatttgCTTTAAGTTGTGTATGGGAGAGTTTGCTCAGAACATTGAGCATTCATTGCCGGGCTCCATCCATTCGAATCCTGAGACTGAGGATGTAAACCTGAAGTATGTGCAGTATGTTGACGTGCAAGTAGATCCTAGTTAA